The sequence below is a genomic window from Oscillospiraceae bacterium.
CGGGGAGATGGCGGACCTGGACGGCCTGCCCCTGGACGAGCCCCGCAGCCCCCAGATGAAATTCACCCTCCGCCTGCCCCGCCCCGCGCCTCCTCTGTCCATTCTGCGCAGACGTGCCTTCGGTCTGTAGGGCCCGCCTGTGCTTGGAGCCCTTGCCCGTCATACAGACGCAAAGGAGGATTTTTCATGAAGCACCTGAAACGCCCCCTCTCCCTGGTCCTCTCGCTGCTCCTGCTGCTTGGCCTGCTGTCCGCGGGCGCGTGCGCCAGCGGCTACACCGACGCCGGCAAAATTGCCCACACGGACGCCGTGGCCCTGCTGACCGCGCTCAAGGTTGTGCAGCCCAAGGCCGACGGCAGCTTCGGCCCGGACGAGCCCGTCACCCGCGCCGGGATGGCCCGGCTGATCTGCACCGTGCTGGGCGGCCTGTTCGGCCCCGTGGAGGAGGCCTCCCCCGCCCCCTACGGCGACACCGCCGGGCACCCGGACGAGCCCTACATCTCCTACTGCGCCGCCCACGGCATCGCGGCGGGCCGGGGGGACGGCTCCTTTGACCCGGACGGAGCGGCCACCGTCTCGGAGGCCGTCAAGATGACCCTGGTGGCCCTGGGCATCGACCCCGGGCTGTTCGAGTTCACCGGCCGGGACTGGCAGATTAACGTGGATACCAAGGCCAACCAGGTGGGGCTGTACCGCGATTTTCCGCAGCTGAACACCTCCCTGCCCATCACCCGGGACGAGGCCGCGCTGCTGCTGTGTAACGCCCTCCAGGCCTACGTGCTGGAGCCCGACGGGACGGACGGGGGCGCCACCCTGCTCAAGCGGCGCTATGCCGTCGCCTACTACGACGGCGAGCTTAAATCCGCGCAGGACGGTGTGCTGATCCTCGCCGCCGCGGAGAAGGACCACCGGGAGATCACCCCTGTCGAGCTCACGTTCGCCGACCGCGGCGGGGATTACGCCGCGCTGGTGGGCGCCCAGGTGCGGATCTTTACCTACGATTCGACGCCGGAAAGCGGCGGGCTGGCCGTTGAGGTCCTGTTCGCGCTGGACGGAACCTAGTCCTTCCCTGTGGGATTTTAATCCGTTTTCAATGGAAACACCCTCCCTTTGGTGCTAAAATGGCACAAAGGGAGGGTGTTTTTTATGAAACGGATCGCCGCTGCCGCACTGATGCTGCTGTTCCTGCTCGCCGCCTGTTCCCCCGCGCCGGAGGCAAGCCCCACACCGGCCGCCGCGCCCACGCCCAGCCCCGCGCCGGAGCCCGCCCCCACGCAGCTGGCCTCCTCCCCCTGGCTGGAGGATTACAACTACTTCTGGGACGTGATCGAGGAGAACTACCCGTTTTACCACGCCGTGAAGCGTATTACGGGCAACGATTTGGCCAAGACGCGGGAATACTATTCGGCCCAGGCGCAGGAGGCCGAATCCGCACAGGAGCTGTATACCATACTGAGCCGTTGTGACAGGGAATTTCACGGTGTTGGGCACTTCTGCGTGATGGATCCCGACTTTTATGCCTACCATATGGATCGCTTTCAGCACAATTTGGGGGATCCGAAAACTGACTATCTCTATGCGCGCATCAGCACGCCCGCGACGCTCGATTTCTACAACTATACATTGCCGTCGACGTCTATAGGGAGCACCTCCGAGGCGCCGTCCTCCAACGCCGATTCCGGCAACCTCCATTTCACTGATTTTTCGCAGTACAAAGCCTCCTGCGTCTCTGTCCGCGCCATGACCGGGTCGTGGCAGAATGACGACGCCTCCGTGCTGGTGGACTACTTCCGCAGGCTGGAGGCGGAGGGCTATACCGACTGTATTGTGGACATCCGGGGCAATGGCGGCGGCGACACTGCATATTGGACAAATAACATCGTAGCCCCTAACATCTCCGCCCCTCTTTTTAATACTAATTATGTCCTTTATAAGGGATCTGAAACCGCCTCCTACTTTGCGGCGTGCGGGATAACGACCTTGCCAATTGCAGAGCTACCTGTGGGAGAGCTGCCGGCGCTGCACCCGGATGATCTGGATGGGATTACCTGCTACCAGCATTTTTCCAGCGGCACAGTACCCACCCAGGACGCACCGCTCTTCACGGGGCGTTTCTGGCTGCTGGTGGACACAAGAAACTATTCCGCCAGCGAGGCGTTCGCCGTCTTTTGCAAGGGGACCGGTTTTGCAACCCTCGTGGGCACTCGCACCGGAGGCGACGGCATCGGGTTCAATCCTCTGCTCACCGCCCTGCCCAACTCCGGTATCGTATTCCGCTTTTCAGTATTAAACGGCCTCAACCCGGACGGCAGCTGCAACGAGGAGTACGGCACCACGCCCGATATAGTGATTGAGGACGGACAGGACGCCCTGAACGTCTGCCTGGAGGCCATTTCTGCTGAAAAATGATTGACAACGGGCAAAATTGTGATAGAATATCCAAGGTTAAGCGCTATGACGAAGCCAAGCGCGCCACGGGATCACGAGCGAGAGGGGACGGTGGGAGCCCTCGGTCACACGGGCGCGCGCGCCACTTCACCAGCGGCCCGCGAGGAGCGGGACGGCCCATCCCCGTTAACGGATGTCTGAGATATTCCGCCTTGGCGGGATAGATTAGGGTGGTACCGTGGAGTGTGAAACCTGCTCCGCCCCTAACACATAGGGGCGGAGCTTTATTTTTTCTTTGGAGGTAAAGCCCAATGCAACCTGAAACGTACGGCGTAAACGAGCTGCGTGAGATGTTCCTCAAGTTTTTCGAGACTAAGGGCCATCTGCGCCTGGCCAGCTTCTCCCTCGTCCCCCAGAACGACGCGTCCCTGCTGCTCATCAATTCCGGCATGGCCCCCATGAAGCCCTGGTTCACCGGGGAGCAGGAGCCGCCCCGCAACCGGGTGTGCACCTGCCAGAAGTGCATCCGCACCGGCGACATCGAGAACATCGGCCACACCGCCCGCCACGGCACCTACTTCGAGATGCTGGGCAACTTCTCCTTCGGCGACTACTTCAAGCGCGACGCCATCCGCTGGGCCTGGGAGTTTCTGACCTCCCCGGAGTGGGTGGGCCTGGACCCCAACCGCCTCTACCCCTCGGTCTTTGTTGGCAACGAGACCACCCCCGCCGACGACGAGGCCTTTGAAATTTGGAACAAGGAGATCGGCATCCCCGCCGAGCGCATCTTCAAGTTCGGCAAGGAGGACAACTTCTGGGAGCACGGCTCCGGCCCCTGCGGCCCCTGCTCCGAGATCTACTACGACCGGGGCGAGCGGTACGGCTGCGGCAAGCCCGGCTGCACCGTGGGCTGCGAGTGCGACCGCTATATGGAGGTCTGGAACGTGGTCTTCTCCCAGTTCAACAGCGACGGGGAGGGCCACTACGCGGACCTGGCCCAGAAGAACATCGACACCGGCATGGGCCTGGAGCGGCTGGCCGTGGCCTGCCAGGACGTGAACTCCCTCTTCGACATCGACACCATGATGAGCATCACCAACAAGGTGTCCGAGATCACCCACGCCCACTACGGCGAGAGCGTCAAGACCGACGTGTCCCTGCGGGTGATCACCGACCACATCCGCTCGGCCACCTTCATGATCTGCGACGGCGTGCTGCCCTCCAACGAGGGCCGGGGCTACGTGCTGCGCCGCCTGCTGCGCCGGGCCGCCCGCCACGGCAAGCTGCTGGGCGTCAGCGACCCCTTCCTGTTCGAGGTGTGCGCCACCGTCATTGAGGAGAACCGGGGCCACTACCCGGAGCTTCTGGAGAAGCAGGACTATATTACCCGGGTCATCAAGGTGGAGGAGGAGAACTTCGCCAAGACCATCGACGCGGGTATGCATATCCTGGACGATCTGCTCCAGACCCACAGGGCCAAGGGCGAAACCACCTTCTCCGGCGCGGACGCCTTCAAGCTGTACGACACCTACGGCTTCCCCATCGACCTGACCCGCGAGATCGCCGAGGAACAGGGCATGGCCGTGGACGAGTGTGCCTTCAAGGCCCTGATGGAGGAGCAGAAGATCCGCGCCCGCAAGGCCCGCGAGGCCCTGGGCGACCTGGGCTGGGCGGGCATCGAGTTCGGCAAGGACATGCCCGAGACGAAGTTCGTGGGCTACGACCGCACCAGCGAGACCGGCAGGGTGCTGGCCATCGTGGCCGGCGAGGAGCTGCGCGACGCCGCCGTGGCGGGTGTGGAGGCCATCGTGGTGCTGGACCAGACCCCCTTCTACGCCGAGATGGGCGGCCAGGTGGGCGACCACGGCACCATCACCACCCCCAACGCCACCTTCGAGGTGCGGGACGTGCAGAAGAACAAGGGCGGCAAGTATATGCACTACGGCGTGGTTGTCTCCGGCGAGCTGAAGGTGGGGCAGACCGCCACCGCCGCCATCGACGTGGCGCGCCGCCGCGCCATCGCCCGCGCCCACTCCGCCACCCACCTGCTGGACAAGGCCCTGCGCACCGTGCTGGGCGACCATGTGCAGCAGGCCGGCTCCCTGGTGGAGCCCGACCGCCTGCGCTTCGACTTCACCCACTTCTCCGCGCTCACCGCCCAGGAGCTGGGCGACATCTCCCACATGGTCAACGAGGCCGTGCTGGAGGGCTACGGCGTGCACACCGACGTGCTGCCCATCGAAGAGGCCAAGAAGCGCGGCGCCATCGCCCTCTTCGGTGAGAAGTACGGCGATCTGGTCCGCGTGGTGGACATGGGCGGGGGCTACTCCGTGGAGTTCTGCGGCGGCACCCACCTGGACAACACCGCCAAGGTGGGCCTGTTCCACATCGTCAGCGAGGGATCCGTGGCCTCCGGCGTGCGCCGCATCGAGGCCACCACCGGCGAGGTCTCCCTCAAGGTCATGAGCCAGAACCAGGAGCTGCTGTTCCAGGCGGCCTCGGTCTTTAAGGCCAGCCCCGGCGATCTCCGGGAGAAGGCCGAGCAGACCATGGGCGAGCTGAAGGACCTGCGCCACATGGTGGAGAACTTCAGGGCCAAGGACGCCATGGGCGACGCGGGGCGCTTCCTCATGGGGGCCCGGGACGTGGGCGGCCTGAAGGTGCTCACCGCCACCGTGCCCGACGCGGACGCCGACCGCCTGCGCAAGATGGGCGACTTCATGCGGGATAAGGACGCCGGCGTGGTGGGCGTGCTCTCCTGCGTCCGGGACGGCAAGATCACCTTCCTGGCCGTGTGCGGCAAGGAGGCGGTTGCCAAGGGCATCAAGGCCGGGGACATCATCAGGACCGTCACCGCCGTGTGCGGCGGCAAGGGCGGCGGCAAGCCGGACTCCGCCATGGGCGGCGGCAGCGACGTGCTCAAGCTGGACGACGCGCTGGCCGTCGTGGACGACTTCGTGGCCCAGAAGCTGGGGCTGTAAGCCGCCGCCCCGCGCCGCATGGCGCGTACAAGCGTTTTGGCTGTAAGCCAAAACCTTGATGCCGCGGCAATTCATTTGCCGCGCGCAGATAAAATAAAGGAGGGGACCCCGGGCGATGCGCAGCATCGGCTGGGGAACGGCGGCAGCGACGTGCTCAAGCTGGACGACGCGCTGGCCGTCGTGGACGACTTCGGGGCCCAGAAGCTGGGGCTGTAAAATCAAAAGCGCGGGGCCGCCATCAGGCGGCCCCGCGCTTTTGATTTGTCTTGAGAAATTAGGTTCAACCCGCCATTAAACTAGTTGGGGTTGCCATGCCCGCAGGGGCGATTCACGAATCGCCCGCCGTTGTTCGTCCTATCCCCCGAAGGCGTATCCGCTCGCCCGCCGGATGGCGGCAAAGCTCTCCTCGCTGATCGCGTGCTCCAGCCTGCAGGCGTCCAAATGCGCCTGCTCCACCGGAACGCCCAGATCCGTCAGCTTCTGCGCAAAGAAGCAGTACCGCTCATAGACGGCCTCCGCCTGCGCCCGCCCGGCCTCGGTCAGCCCCAGCGCCCCCTCCTCCCCGACGGCGACGTACCCCTCCCCGCGCAGCCTGCCCACCGCAATGCTGACGCTCGCCTTTGAAAGGCCCATGAAGTGGGAGAGATCCACGGCGCGGACGGAGCCCTTCGCCTTCGTCAGGATCAGGATGGACTTCAAGTAATTCTCGCGTGATTCCCCTAGCCCCATGGCCGTCCGCCTTTCCAACCCGGTATGCTCAGAACGGATGGGGGCCGCCGAAGCCGCGCATACGGCCCCGCGGATCGCGCGGGTCGCGCCTGCCGCGCTCCCCCCGCGTCCCGCTCCGCGCCTCCAGCGACGCGATGACGCGGCCCAAAAGGCCGCTGAGCTGCGCCTGCTCCCCGTCCGACAGGCAGCTAAACACGTCGCCGCCCTCCTGCCCGCCCTCCTCCGTGGCCCGCAGCCCCTGCTCCGTCAGGCGCACGAGGATCACCCGCCGGTCCGTCTCCGAGGGGGAGCGGGTGACGTAGCCGCTCTTCTCCAGCTTGGCCAGCAGCTCGCCCAGGGACTGGGAGCGCACCCCCAGCAACTCCGCCAGCTCCTTCTGGGTGAACTCCGGCTTGAGCTTGAGGAATTTTAGTACGCGCCCCTGCCCGCTGAAGGGCGTCCCCATGGGGCCGCGGGCCATGTGGGCGTAGTGGAGCTGCCGCACCAGCAGGCCGTGCATCTGCATGAACTGCTCCATAAGCGTGGAATTCATATCGTCCATTTTGACTTCCTCCCTCACATTCCATCATCCAAAAACAGCGTGCAGCGGCCGTGGGAAACCAGCGCGTAAAGCCTGCACCGCACCGGCGGGAAGCCGAACACGGTGTGCCGCTTTCCAAAAAGCTCCACCGCCTGCACCGGCCGCCCGCCCATCTCCCCGATCTCCAGCCTGCACTCCATCAGCGCGCCGTCCAGGCCCTCCGTCTCCGCCGCGATGAGGCTGTTCAGGTAATCGGCCAGCACGTCCGGGAGCAGCTCTTGTAGTTCCGGCGCCATCGTCATATTCATAGTCCTCTCCCGCAATTCAATATCAAAAGGTACCTTACATTTTCGTATTATACAGGCACCTTTCTAATTTGTCAAGCAGGAAATGAAGCTACCTTCGCTTTTTCTTGGGGCTTGCCCCCGCCCCCTTCCCGGTATAAAATAGAGAAAACGGAAAAGGAGGCTTTTTAATGTCCGACTGTCTGTTCTGCAAAATCGCGGCGGGCGAGATCCCGTCCAACAAGGTCTATGAGGACGACCAGATCCTCGCCTTCCACGACATCGACCCCCAGGCCCCCACCCACTTCCTGGTGATCCCCAAAACCCACATCGGCTCCTGCGGCGCCATCACCCCGGAGAACTCCGCCGTGGTGGCCCACATCTTCGAGGTCATCTCCCGGGTGGCCGGGGAGCTGGGCCTCACAGACTTCCGCGTGGTCTCCAACTGTGGGGAGGCCGCG
It includes:
- the alaS gene encoding alanine--tRNA ligase; this encodes MQPETYGVNELREMFLKFFETKGHLRLASFSLVPQNDASLLLINSGMAPMKPWFTGEQEPPRNRVCTCQKCIRTGDIENIGHTARHGTYFEMLGNFSFGDYFKRDAIRWAWEFLTSPEWVGLDPNRLYPSVFVGNETTPADDEAFEIWNKEIGIPAERIFKFGKEDNFWEHGSGPCGPCSEIYYDRGERYGCGKPGCTVGCECDRYMEVWNVVFSQFNSDGEGHYADLAQKNIDTGMGLERLAVACQDVNSLFDIDTMMSITNKVSEITHAHYGESVKTDVSLRVITDHIRSATFMICDGVLPSNEGRGYVLRRLLRRAARHGKLLGVSDPFLFEVCATVIEENRGHYPELLEKQDYITRVIKVEEENFAKTIDAGMHILDDLLQTHRAKGETTFSGADAFKLYDTYGFPIDLTREIAEEQGMAVDECAFKALMEEQKIRARKAREALGDLGWAGIEFGKDMPETKFVGYDRTSETGRVLAIVAGEELRDAAVAGVEAIVVLDQTPFYAEMGGQVGDHGTITTPNATFEVRDVQKNKGGKYMHYGVVVSGELKVGQTATAAIDVARRRAIARAHSATHLLDKALRTVLGDHVQQAGSLVEPDRLRFDFTHFSALTAQELGDISHMVNEAVLEGYGVHTDVLPIEEAKKRGAIALFGEKYGDLVRVVDMGGGYSVEFCGGTHLDNTAKVGLFHIVSEGSVASGVRRIEATTGEVSLKVMSQNQELLFQAASVFKASPGDLREKAEQTMGELKDLRHMVENFRAKDAMGDAGRFLMGARDVGGLKVLTATVPDADADRLRKMGDFMRDKDAGVVGVLSCVRDGKITFLAVCGKEAVAKGIKAGDIIRTVTAVCGGKGGGKPDSAMGGGSDVLKLDDALAVVDDFVAQKLGL
- a CDS encoding DtxR family transcriptional regulator; this encodes MGLGESRENYLKSILILTKAKGSVRAVDLSHFMGLSKASVSIAVGRLRGEGYVAVGEEGALGLTEAGRAQAEAVYERYCFFAQKLTDLGVPVEQAHLDACRLEHAISEESFAAIRRASGYAFGG
- a CDS encoding peptidase → MKRIAAAALMLLFLLAACSPAPEASPTPAAAPTPSPAPEPAPTQLASSPWLEDYNYFWDVIEENYPFYHAVKRITGNDLAKTREYYSAQAQEAESAQELYTILSRCDREFHGVGHFCVMDPDFYAYHMDRFQHNLGDPKTDYLYARISTPATLDFYNYTLPSTSIGSTSEAPSSNADSGNLHFTDFSQYKASCVSVRAMTGSWQNDDASVLVDYFRRLEAEGYTDCIVDIRGNGGGDTAYWTNNIVAPNISAPLFNTNYVLYKGSETASYFAACGITTLPIAELPVGELPALHPDDLDGITCYQHFSSGTVPTQDAPLFTGRFWLLVDTRNYSASEAFAVFCKGTGFATLVGTRTGGDGIGFNPLLTALPNSGIVFRFSVLNGLNPDGSCNEEYGTTPDIVIEDGQDALNVCLEAISAEK
- a CDS encoding histidine triad nucleotide-binding protein — translated: MSDCLFCKIAAGEIPSNKVYEDDQILAFHDIDPQAPTHFLVIPKTHIGSCGAITPENSAVVAHIFEVISRVAGELGLTDFRVVSNCGEAAGQSVPHLHFHVLAGRDMTWPPG